AAAAGCCTGGGGGTGTTTTCATAGAAGCACCGATGATAAAGCAGCTTCCTGAGCTTGCAAGAGGCTGCGAAGTAACAAGCCTTGCAATGCTTTTAAATTATAACGGAATAACGGCAGATAAAATGGAGCTTGCAGAAAAAATCCATAAAAACCCCAATGAATACAGCATAAAAAACGGCATTAAATATTCCGGCAATCCCCATAGGGGCTTTGTTGGGGATATTTATAATTTCAGAAATCACGGCCTTGGGGTTTATAATGAGCCTATATTTGAGCTTCTTTCAGAGTATACGGATAAGGGCCTTAATTATACCGGGTGTGATTTTTCCGATTTATATTATTCTCTTAACAATTCCCAGCCTATATGGGTGATTATAAACACAAGCTACAGCTATCTTCCTGAATCCAGCTTTGAAACATGGCTTACGGAAGACGGAGAAATAAAAATAACCTATAAAGAGCATTCCGTTCTTGTGACGGGATATGATGAAAATTATATTTATTTTAACGACCCCTATGGCCTTAAAAAATCCGCACCTAAAAGAGATTTTATTGAAGCATGGGTGCAAATGGGAAGCCAAGCCATCGGTATGATTATAGAATGATTATAAAAAAAGCTTACAGTAATTTGGTTTTACTGTAAGCTTTTAATTTTAATAAGTATACCCGTCTCAATCCGAGTATAGTAAATCAAATTGATTCAGCAACAAAAACGCCATATTTTGAAGGGCTTAAATATGGTGTTTTTATATTAGCCTCTTTATGAAATTACTGCCTTAATCTTGTTTTGCTTTATTCACTTCGGAATAAATGCCTTGACTATAATATTTCTTATGCCCAATAATCTCTAAAAATCTAACAATATTCCTCTGAATAAAATTATTGATTTTCTATAAAGCTTCTGCATTCCTTAATAAATTCCATGGGACTTTCTCTTTGGGGAAGCATTCTTGTTCTTTCTATAATTGCTATTTTTATGGAAGGATTTTCTCTGATGGTGTCATATATATTATTTACAGGGTTGATTTCGTTTTCTTCCCCCCATATTATTTTTACGGGAATGTCTATATTTTTAAGCTTATGATATATATTCAGGTCAAAATGGCCGGAAAGCATATCACTTACGGGATATCTTCCTGCAGGGCCTTTGTTATGGGCAAAGAGATAATATTTATTAATCAGCCCGAAGCCTGCGTTTAAAGGATCATAAAAACAATGCCTTCTGATGAAATAGGACATAAAAGGCCTTGAGTACATTATATTATAGAGTGTTGTTCCGATATGGGGGATATTCATTAATTTTCCAAGGATAATGGTAGCCTTTTTGTATGGCTTGGCTGTTGCATTCATCCCTCCCGGGGATAAGAGAATAAGCTTCTTTATCCAATGGGGTTTTAAGCTGTTGGCAGCAACGGCAAACATACAGCTTTCAGAAGAAGCAACTATATTGGCTTTTTCTTTTATGACATTTTCCACAAAGTCGTTTATCATTTCAGCATATAAATAGGAGGAATAAGAAAGAGCCGGACAATCGCTGTTGCCATGGCCTAAAAGGTCAAGAGCATACACTCTGTAATGCTTTGACAAAGGCTCTATTATTTTCATCCATTCTTCAAGGCTTCCGCCGGGACCGGCAGAATGTATCAGAAGAATAGGCTCGCCCTTTCCCTTTTTGATATATCTTATTTTTCCGTATTTAAAGCTGTGGTAGTATTGCCTGTATTTAGATTCAACAGGGCCTTCAAAAGCCTTAAACAGTAAATAATTAACTGCTGCTGGGACGATAGCCCCGAGGGACAATCCTAAGACAATCTTATTTCTCTTTTTCATATATTCCCTCCTCGTATATTTAAAATCAACCTGTAGATATTTATAGGGTAGAAGCTTTATTATATTGAGTTTTAAGCTTTAAAGTTTCAAGTCAAAGGTTCAATATTTTCTGAAGGAATTATCAAGTTTAATCCCTTAGGTTTGGTATGCAGATGATTTAATTTTATTTCCTGAATGAAAAATACAAAGTCCTTAGTTTAAAATATGTTTTATAGAATTTTACTTT
This is a stretch of genomic DNA from Anaeropeptidivorans aminofermentans. It encodes these proteins:
- a CDS encoding alpha/beta fold hydrolase, with protein sequence MKKRNKIVLGLSLGAIVPAAVNYLLFKAFEGPVESKYRQYYHSFKYGKIRYIKKGKGEPILLIHSAGPGGSLEEWMKIIEPLSKHYRVYALDLLGHGNSDCPALSYSSYLYAEMINDFVENVIKEKANIVASSESCMFAVAANSLKPHWIKKLILLSPGGMNATAKPYKKATIILGKLMNIPHIGTTLYNIMYSRPFMSYFIRRHCFYDPLNAGFGLINKYYLFAHNKGPAGRYPVSDMLSGHFDLNIYHKLKNIDIPVKIIWGEENEINPVNNIYDTIRENPSIKIAIIERTRMLPQRESPMEFIKECRSFIENQ
- a CDS encoding C39 family peptidase, which produces MKKFLALLILILCIACGVYLFSLYNLLDSYFNKEDNPHLSLEIDATFDKTEKGEGLYSVYINDNLRESFDNFFDAVKYAEEKKRAIIKENKEGHIIWSNYPDFSVIIGNTESEFANFSAALQFASSNKGSIIIYKKTDTIIWEDQGEKPGGVFIEAPMIKQLPELARGCEVTSLAMLLNYNGITADKMELAEKIHKNPNEYSIKNGIKYSGNPHRGFVGDIYNFRNHGLGVYNEPIFELLSEYTDKGLNYTGCDFSDLYYSLNNSQPIWVIINTSYSYLPESSFETWLTEDGEIKITYKEHSVLVTGYDENYIYFNDPYGLKKSAPKRDFIEAWVQMGSQAIGMIIE